TCCCCCAGTCGATGATCAGACGATCGCGAAACTCATCGAAGCGCGGATCGCGTTCGAGATCATAATAGTGGTTCGCGATCTTCCGCCACTCCGCGGACCATGGGCAGCCTGGGAGCACCTCGCCCTCGGCGGCTGGATGGACGCCGTGAACGCGATACACGCCATGAAACGACGCACGTGATCCGGATAGGCCGCAGAAAGAGACGATCTGGCGGCACTTGTGAAACACCGGGCGCGTTTGATACCGCTGGTAGAGATCGAGCCACCCGTGACGCAGGAGGTCGTCGACCGGGTACTGGTCGTGCTGGTGGCGAACGAGCCGCCCGGGGACGGAAGGATCGAAGCCACGGAGCTTGAGGACTTCCAGCAGGCTGAGGCCGGTTGCGAGAGAGCGGCCATCCGTCTCACCGGCAACAATTTCCGAGAGGAGTTCGGTCGTCATGCCTCGTGGGCAGCAAGGCACGTGCCCACGCGCCCTGTGGTACAATCCCCAGGCCGCCACCCTCTGGAGGATCAACGATGCTTCGCCCCAGTCGTCCCCTTCTCGCCGTGCTTGTTCTTGGTATATCCACGCCGGCTTTCGCCACCACACTTCATGTCCCGGGCCAGTACCCGACCATCGCGGCCGGCCTCGCCGCCGCAGTCGCCGGCGACACAGTCGAGGTCGCATGCGGAACGTACTATGAAAGGGGGCTCGTATTGCCAGCAGGTGTTGTGCTTCGGAGTGAAACTGGCACTCACGATTGCGTGACGATTATCGGGCAGCCCGGAATACCTGAATGTGAGGGAATAATTACCTGCTCGGGTGACAGCAGTACCGTAATCGAAGGTCTACATCTCAATGATGGCTTCACTGATCAGAGTGGGGGTGGGCTCCACATCACCGGTTCTCCGTTGATTATCCGTTCCAAGATATCCGGCTGCTACGCAGTTGAGAACGGCGGCGGCGTCTTCATCGAAGGCAGTTCCAACCCACGCTTTGTAGACTGTGAGATTCGCAACAATAGCGCTCCAGGGGCCGGCGGTGTCATGGGCGGAGCAGCTATCTTCGAACACTGCGTCTTCGAGTGGAATTACGCCCATGACGGTGACGGTGGGGCCGTATTTGGATCAGGCACATTCGATGAGTGCCTTTTTTCATTCAACATTGCTTACTTCAGCGGGGGTGCCATTGGCGGCGGGGTAATTTCACTGACAGATTGTGTATTTGATCGTAACGAGGCTGGTGGCGCTAACGGGCCTGCGCAAGGCGGGGCGCTATTCGCAACAACTCTGACCGCAACGAAATGCACATTTTCCGGAAATTTTGCACCACAGAGGCCCCTGTATCCGCCTCAGGGTGCAACCATTTGGGCGTCATCTGGCTCGATCAGCAATTGTACGATCGCAGGTAATCCGTGCGGCACAATGGTGGAATGTGGAACGGTGGTAGAAGGCGGGCCGGGACTATTGATCGAGTGCACCAACATCTGGGATCCAGTCGAGGACGCCTGGGCCGGTGGCATCGCGCCGCAACTCGGGCAGAACGGCAATATTTCTGTTGATCCGCTTTTTTGCGATGCACCTGGCGGGGACTTCCGGCTTTCCTCCCTTTCTCCCTGCCTGGACGCCCCGTGTGGCAACATGGGTGCCTTTGGGCTTGGGTGCTACGACGACAAGCCCGGCATCATCGGCGTCAACGACGTCGGGAACGATCAGGGGCGACAGGTGCGCCTGACCTGGTACCGGTCCAACGAGGACTCGATCGGCGGCGCAGTGAACGGCTACGCCATCTATCGCCGGCAGGACGCTTACGCCGCCTCGCCCGCGGCCATCCCGTCCAGCGGACGCGAGCTTGCTGCCCTCCCAGGCTGGGACTACGTCACCACCATCCCCAATCGCTGGGACAACGTCTACCAGGCCGTCGTCCCCACGCTGTGCGACTCCACCATCACCGCCGGCGAATGCTGGTCCGCGTTCTTCGTGTCGGCCCTCACGCCCACCGGGTACTACGACTCCCCGGTGGACAGCGGCTACTCCAAGGACAACCTCGCGCCGCCCACGCCGACGAGCTTCGCGGTGAGCTACAACACGGGCTCCGGGAACCGCCTGGTGTGGGATGCGGTTGCGGCGAACGACTGGGCGGGGTTTCGGGTGTACCGCGGATCAACACCGGGCTTCACGCCGTCACCAGTAACGCTGGTGCAAACGACCACGCAGACCACGTGGGACGATCCTTCATACGACGGAGGCGATGTCCAGTATCGGGTGACGTCCTTCGACATCGCGGGCAACGAGAGCGAGCCCACCAGTTCCACGACCGTTACGGTCGTGGGAAATACGCCACAGCCACTCAAACTCGAACTGGGTCCGAATGTCCCCAATCCGTTCAACCCATCAACGACAATCCCATTCACGATTCCCTCTGCGGGCCGGGTGACGATCACGATATACAACGTCTCAGGCGCGCGCGTGCGCACGCTGGTAAATGCGGAGTATCAACCGGGGACTCACTCGGCGGTGTGGGACGGCAGAAACGACGCTGGAGCAACGGTGGGATCGGGTGTATACCTCGCGCGCCTGGCGCACGCAGGCGCGGTTCAATCGCGGAAGATGGTCGTCACCAAGTAGGCCGAATGTCGCGAAACCGACAACGCAGTC
Above is a window of Candidatus Krumholzibacteriia bacterium DNA encoding:
- a CDS encoding T9SS type A sorting domain-containing protein, which gives rise to MIECTNIWDPVEDAWAGGIAPQLGQNGNISVDPLFCDAPGGDFRLSSLSPCLDAPCGNMGAFGLGCYDDKPGIIGVNDVGNDQGRQVRLTWYRSNEDSIGGAVNGYAIYRRQDAYAASPAAIPSSGRELAALPGWDYVTTIPNRWDNVYQAVVPTLCDSTITAGECWSAFFVSALTPTGYYDSPVDSGYSKDNLAPPTPTSFAVSYNTGSGNRLVWDAVAANDWAGFRVYRGSTPGFTPSPVTLVQTTTQTTWDDPSYDGGDVQYRVTSFDIAGNESEPTSSTTVTVVGNTPQPLKLELGPNVPNPFNPSTTIPFTIPSAGRVTITIYNVSGARVRTLVNAEYQPGTHSAVWDGRNDAGATVGSGVYLARLAHAGAVQSRKMVVTK